The Candidatus Stygibacter australis genome has a segment encoding these proteins:
- a CDS encoding endonuclease: protein RDVLYGEIDSQPDNQLSCIYTNFTITLDPDLDPSTNAFNQGINCEHTWPQSYGADQEPQRSDMHHLYPCKDNVNSSRSNAPYAEIPDNETDIWYRYAEVLTTIPTSNIDEYSEKDNYGEDQWEPREASKGNIARSMFYFYTMYYDDIDDTFINDQMNDLYSWHLEDPADDDEIARTWAISAYQENKPNPFVIDDTLIERIWYYQGGQAEITLIAPNGSEIWFIGNQYEISWSSLAYYESVTLEIVLAGQELTIAEDEANDGSYLWTISENIPVGEQYRIRVGTPDGTVTDESDADFSIMNQNSGEDFVLISEYVEGSYYHKALEIFNGSPEILDLAGWTLRKQTNGGGDFGNELVLSGTVAPWDVYVIIYENNGINDLTGEDFVDMETSSFSMTFNGNDAVALFNNGVMVDLVGIPDSSEDWGKNMTLVRNSNIAYASTAFDTTAWTQYPEDTFSYLGYHDFEQPINYGDVDGNGEVEAYDASLVLQYIVVLISGWDIEQITVANVDGNEIIDAYDASLILRYVNNVINIFPVQQ, encoded by the coding sequence CCGTGATGTCCTTTATGGAGAGATAGATTCTCAGCCGGATAACCAGCTTTCCTGTATTTATACAAATTTTACTATTACCCTTGATCCAGATTTGGATCCTTCGACCAATGCCTTTAATCAGGGAATCAACTGCGAGCATACCTGGCCCCAGAGTTATGGAGCTGATCAGGAACCCCAACGCAGTGATATGCATCACCTCTATCCCTGCAAAGACAATGTAAATTCCTCCCGGTCAAATGCACCCTATGCCGAGATCCCTGATAATGAGACCGATATCTGGTATCGTTATGCTGAAGTTCTAACTACCATCCCCACCAGCAATATTGATGAATATTCCGAGAAAGATAATTATGGTGAAGATCAATGGGAGCCGCGGGAAGCTTCAAAAGGCAATATTGCTCGTTCAATGTTTTATTTTTATACCATGTATTATGATGATATTGATGATACTTTTATTAATGACCAGATGAATGATCTATATAGCTGGCATCTGGAAGACCCAGCTGATGATGACGAAATTGCACGTACCTGGGCGATATCTGCCTATCAGGAAAATAAGCCTAATCCTTTTGTTATTGATGATACCCTTATTGAGCGGATCTGGTATTATCAGGGAGGACAGGCAGAGATCACTCTGATTGCACCTAATGGTAGTGAAATCTGGTTTATTGGCAATCAATACGAGATCAGCTGGTCTTCTTTGGCATACTATGAATCCGTTACTTTGGAAATAGTGCTGGCAGGTCAGGAACTTACCATTGCGGAAGATGAAGCTAATGACGGCTCTTATTTATGGACAATAAGTGAAAATATTCCCGTTGGCGAGCAATACAGGATCCGGGTAGGTACACCAGACGGTACTGTAACCGATGAGAGTGATGCAGATTTCAGTATTATGAATCAAAATTCTGGTGAAGATTTTGTGCTTATTTCTGAATATGTGGAAGGTAGTTATTATCACAAAGCTCTGGAAATCTTTAATGGCTCTCCAGAAATCCTGGATCTGGCTGGCTGGACTTTGCGTAAACAAACCAATGGCGGGGGAGATTTTGGCAATGAACTGGTATTGAGTGGCACAGTTGCGCCCTGGGATGTATATGTGATAATTTATGAAAATAATGGCATTAATGATCTCACTGGTGAAGACTTTGTTGATATGGAAACGAGCAGTTTTAGCATGACGTTTAATGGCAATGATGCCGTTGCCCTTTTTAATAATGGTGTAATGGTGGATTTGGTGGGAATTCCAGACTCTTCTGAAGACTGGGGAAAAAATATGACTCTGGTGCGTAACAGCAATATCGCTTATGCCAGTACTGCCTTTGATACAACTGCCTGGACTCAATACCCGGAAGATACATTCAGTTATCTGGGGTATCATGATTTTGAACAGCCGATAAATTATGGTGATGTCGATGGCAATGGCGAGGTGGAAGCGTATGATGCATCTCTTGTATTACAATATATTGTGGTACTTATCAGCGGTTGGGATATTGAGCAGATCACAGTTGCAAATGTAGATGGCAATGAAATTATCGATGCTTATGATGCATCTTTGATCCTGCGCTATGTGAATAATGTAATTAATATATTCCCTGTTCAACAATAA
- a CDS encoding T9SS type A sorting domain-containing protein, with protein sequence MKKIILIIFAMTFTLSLMGWVTETGTLEDFLYGDDTNLEYDNWMSHVVEHVADPGYNLYAPFDRQLNGFGSYTVPNTNQLEAWSAITIAITHLNYGQADLLISETGLPFTLVEFNDTVSGNTYWIIRENLNMIYVDDNGTPDWDSDDERGSFDYGWGVYIFNPLASVPVVITNPHIADDFFILPVSLELYRESDAYAYMASGVGRETLYDESNGYYSNSFSLCDPSRQEDTMFNKVYQASCDFLRETFSHRELSIQVHSYDWNRHLWYPNCQISAGWGKGDPGIPIRDYSLYGLDIINQGNPIMLAANEVGIHPEVPLNSYYGVNCSDYPFYYSNEDTTFAVNRSVDLVGYRYNRQMVYTAAGLNDHLTYEPFFHIEMDELPNIYPQTTANYYWFWGYDPITQRFDYDHLYDNALAYYHHWVESLSAVIPAVFEYDDEEIPTSTEPLEIVSVNYDRVELTWQKTNCYDYETYEILYSPEPIANGNYEIWDKNNNSNFNNAAPTSTVVTGLDQNSEYFFQMRVLDANGNYSEMSNEVNCLTAPARLRYEKAVGRDGYVNFSFNAYRQEDNAGFLIYRKADYENEYTMVDSWMTNPYLVALNGIDNYTYNWTDSLTTNWTEYAYIAASTDSLGNEYWYNYPAYVTPFDIYTIHFMHEDSLLIDDIWFGASPQASNGWDLDYDIEQDETSSGEYVFAEFYEEDWDNHSSMTRQIEGGYNFDTSLKSWVFRVKSNQLNDNITVAALGQFIRDGRKLYLIDQSSGQVVDLLQNDYIYVNNGGAWRQFTLYWGNITPSVEFINPANHIYQAGDIASFSWNINRNYLIDNFDVYIVSPTETIQIGESLLPFFNQTNWTVPDNMILEDARIMVDLEMIDGDRRQYTSSFKFGCVPSTYAMVVPSGLHLISNPFLGANSIDDILGEDADIYTLENNEYQQDIAFFYGTGYFLESEFGNMSVIAEDIQGGNDQFTIQAGWNIVPNPYLSGFRRDDLRIVTPNLEMTFADAVQYDLIESAIYSYDRSWHEVDYVYPTEAFLMYSKVDNIDVKFIPYNNNENSLITEDYDLKVRLLANQENGAEDELILALNPAGSSGYDKLYDLPEPFMTPADNNLSFFTIIDTAASVLTNFNQNTIAGYDLLEERVDWDFRIEMQQLETLMFSLTDNDLPEDVVVIINIDGIEHDLSREGDFEYEPGDNIVNGMISFVPVWMSETEDSIIPVLSVVNYPNPFYYGNTRSETVNVSFNVPQADQVKLSIYNIKGQKVIDLVDDHYQPGRHTVNWDLKDNRDHDIASGVYFSRIEAGGKMSHAKMVIIK encoded by the coding sequence ATGAAAAAGATAATACTGATAATATTTGCAATGACATTTACCCTGAGTCTTATGGGCTGGGTAACTGAAACTGGGACACTGGAAGACTTTTTATATGGTGACGATACTAACCTGGAATATGATAACTGGATGTCGCATGTGGTGGAACATGTAGCTGATCCTGGTTATAATCTATATGCACCATTTGACAGACAGTTGAACGGATTTGGCAGCTATACAGTTCCAAACACAAACCAGCTTGAAGCCTGGAGTGCCATCACGATCGCCATCACGCATCTTAATTACGGACAGGCAGATTTGCTGATCTCTGAAACAGGACTTCCTTTTACTCTGGTGGAATTTAATGATACAGTAAGCGGAAATACCTACTGGATCATTCGTGAAAACCTGAATATGATCTATGTGGATGATAATGGAACACCGGACTGGGATAGTGATGACGAGAGAGGCTCTTTTGATTATGGCTGGGGTGTATATATATTTAATCCTTTGGCATCTGTTCCAGTGGTTATTACTAATCCTCATATTGCTGATGATTTCTTCATTCTACCTGTATCATTGGAGTTATACAGAGAATCAGATGCCTATGCCTATATGGCGAGTGGAGTAGGACGAGAAACCCTTTATGATGAAAGTAATGGCTATTATTCAAACAGCTTTAGTCTCTGCGATCCTTCTCGGCAGGAAGATACCATGTTCAATAAGGTTTATCAGGCAAGCTGCGATTTTCTGCGTGAAACATTTAGTCACAGAGAACTAAGTATTCAGGTGCATTCTTATGACTGGAATCGTCATTTATGGTATCCGAACTGCCAGATTTCTGCTGGTTGGGGAAAAGGTGATCCGGGCATCCCGATCAGGGATTATTCGCTTTATGGTCTGGATATTATCAATCAGGGTAACCCGATCATGCTGGCAGCCAATGAAGTGGGTATTCACCCAGAAGTGCCATTGAATTCATACTATGGAGTTAATTGTAGTGATTATCCTTTTTATTATAGTAATGAAGATACTACTTTCGCTGTGAACAGATCTGTGGACTTAGTAGGATATCGCTATAACAGACAGATGGTCTATACAGCTGCGGGATTAAATGATCATCTTACTTACGAGCCGTTCTTTCATATCGAAATGGATGAATTACCCAATATTTATCCTCAGACCACGGCAAATTATTACTGGTTTTGGGGATATGATCCCATTACTCAGCGTTTTGATTATGACCATCTATATGATAATGCCCTGGCATATTATCACCACTGGGTCGAATCACTATCGGCAGTAATTCCAGCAGTGTTTGAATATGATGATGAAGAAATTCCTACATCGACAGAACCGCTGGAAATTGTGAGTGTGAATTATGACAGAGTGGAACTTACCTGGCAAAAAACTAATTGCTACGATTATGAAACTTATGAAATCCTCTATTCCCCTGAACCAATTGCTAATGGTAATTATGAGATCTGGGATAAAAACAATAACAGTAATTTCAATAATGCCGCTCCAACTTCTACGGTGGTTACCGGTCTTGATCAGAACTCTGAATACTTTTTCCAGATGCGGGTGCTGGATGCTAATGGCAATTATTCAGAGATGAGCAATGAAGTAAATTGTCTCACAGCACCTGCCAGGTTGCGTTATGAGAAGGCAGTAGGTAGAGATGGATATGTGAATTTCAGCTTTAATGCCTATCGTCAGGAAGATAATGCAGGTTTTCTGATTTACCGTAAAGCTGACTATGAAAATGAATATACCATGGTGGACAGCTGGATGACCAATCCGTACCTGGTCGCTTTAAATGGAATCGATAATTATACTTACAACTGGACAGATTCACTTACGACTAACTGGACAGAATATGCCTATATTGCAGCAAGTACAGACTCCCTTGGTAATGAATACTGGTACAATTATCCTGCCTATGTAACTCCCTTTGATATTTACACAATTCATTTCATGCATGAAGACAGTTTGCTTATAGATGATATCTGGTTTGGTGCCAGTCCCCAGGCGTCTAATGGCTGGGATCTTGATTATGATATTGAGCAGGATGAAACATCTTCTGGAGAATATGTATTTGCCGAATTTTATGAGGAAGACTGGGATAACCACAGCAGTATGACCAGGCAGATTGAAGGGGGGTATAATTTTGATACATCATTGAAGAGCTGGGTTTTTAGAGTGAAAAGTAATCAGCTTAATGATAATATCACTGTAGCAGCTCTTGGTCAGTTTATCAGAGATGGACGCAAACTATATCTGATTGACCAATCCTCTGGTCAAGTAGTCGATCTTCTTCAGAATGATTATATTTATGTAAATAATGGTGGTGCCTGGCGTCAATTCACCTTATACTGGGGTAATATCACGCCTTCCGTGGAATTTATAAATCCGGCAAATCATATTTATCAGGCAGGGGATATTGCTTCTTTCAGTTGGAATATCAACCGAAATTATCTGATAGATAATTTTGATGTATATATCGTAAGCCCCACAGAGACAATTCAGATCGGGGAATCCCTGCTGCCTTTCTTTAACCAGACGAACTGGACGGTACCTGATAATATGATCCTGGAAGATGCAAGGATCATGGTAGATCTGGAAATGATCGATGGTGACAGGCGTCAATATACATCCAGCTTCAAATTTGGCTGTGTGCCTTCCACTTATGCCATGGTAGTTCCATCCGGATTGCATCTGATATCAAATCCCTTCCTGGGAGCTAATAGTATTGATGATATTTTAGGTGAAGATGCTGATATATATACTCTGGAAAATAACGAGTATCAGCAGGATATAGCTTTCTTTTACGGTACGGGTTACTTTCTGGAAAGCGAGTTTGGAAATATGAGCGTAATCGCAGAAGATATCCAGGGTGGTAATGATCAGTTTACCATTCAAGCTGGCTGGAATATAGTACCTAATCCTTATTTATCAGGATTCCGTCGTGATGACCTTCGTATTGTAACTCCTAATCTGGAAATGACTTTTGCTGATGCTGTTCAGTATGATCTGATAGAAAGCGCCATTTATTCCTATGATAGAAGCTGGCATGAAGTCGATTATGTGTATCCTACTGAAGCTTTTTTGATGTATAGTAAGGTAGATAATATTGATGTGAAATTTATTCCTTATAATAACAATGAAAACAGTCTGATTACTGAGGATTATGATCTTAAGGTGCGATTGCTGGCAAACCAGGAGAATGGGGCAGAAGATGAACTTATTCTGGCTCTTAATCCAGCAGGTTCTTCAGGATATGATAAACTGTATGATCTTCCTGAACCATTTATGACTCCCGCTGATAACAATCTGAGCTTCTTCACGATCATAGATACTGCTGCTTCTGTATTAACAAATTTCAATCAAAATACAATTGCTGGCTATGATCTGCTGGAAGAAAGAGTGGACTGGGATTTCAGGATTGAGATGCAGCAGCTGGAAACTCTAATGTTTTCACTTACAGATAATGATTTACCCGAGGATGTTGTAGTTATCATTAATATTGATGGTATTGAGCATGATCTCAGCCGTGAAGGTGATTTTGAGTATGAACCTGGAGATAATATAGTAAATGGTATGATCAGTTTTGTACCTGTCTGGATGTCTGAGACAGAGGATAGCATAATACCTGTTCTCAGTGTGGTTAATTATCCTAATCCATTCTATTATGGCAATACACGTTCTGAGACAGTGAATGTTTCCTTCAATGTACCACAGGCAGATCAGGTGAAATTGTCTATATACAATATCAAGGGTCAAAAGGTAATTGATCTGGTGGATGATCATTATCAGCCGGGAAGGCATACGGTTAACTGGGATCTTAAGGATAACCGCGATCATGATATCGCCTCAGGAGTATATTTCAGCAGGATAGAAGCAGGCGGAAAAATGTCACATGCCAAGATGGTTATCATCAAGTAA
- a CDS encoding carboxypeptidase-like regulatory domain-containing protein produces the protein MRTKLLFFLIFIPLVLHCQVIDEGFESGDFSAYNWVLSGDTEWFVTGSYPFEGDYCAQGGNVADDQETAIEIELEFAQDGILAFAWKVSSEANYDFLQFYLDNELLSQISGTVAWTQVGYELEAGVHSLRWNYHKDYSVSEGSDIGWIDDVFFFIQEEQFAYDMELVSMTGENYLTGGEEYLYEVTVRNNGEFNATGYTVSLVDADDNEFASETIYWMLPPGDERLVELTIAPEENAADTLIGLYGKVTVGTDDNPANNYSIEHDIHITGAQNHFAQIGDSENLTSQLPVNLVRNTSICEMLYYADEMDTTGVVSSIDIFNNFVSDVSDISIRIWLGETEQNSLLDGWISADSLQLVYDEIFDFPGGENILNIQLDSLYEHQGTNLVMMIEKEYEENINSWQSNFYYSEVPGIEAGRTRFNYSDQYSFDPCNMQDGILCDWVPNTVFTISPVPYGHLSGYVYDEMGMALSGAMVSVDELSWSTESDSSGYFMIERINNGTHLFTVELDGYDAYSEEIEINSGELLEVEVYLLPESDIDVAEIAGIQASINRIYPNPFNPGNRGDVKIELNIASEELPARLDIYDIRGRKVSSRIIYHSGKVSWDGRSGDDISASGMYLFKLISNSGQSDTARLLLIK, from the coding sequence TTGAGAACTAAGTTATTATTTTTTTTAATATTTATCCCGTTAGTTTTGCATTGCCAGGTAATTGATGAAGGATTTGAGAGTGGCGATTTCTCTGCTTATAACTGGGTATTGAGTGGTGATACGGAATGGTTTGTAACAGGCAGTTATCCCTTTGAAGGTGATTATTGTGCACAGGGTGGTAATGTGGCAGACGATCAGGAAACAGCAATTGAGATCGAACTGGAATTTGCTCAAGACGGCATTCTGGCATTTGCCTGGAAAGTCAGTAGTGAAGCCAATTACGATTTTCTGCAGTTTTATCTTGATAATGAACTTCTTTCACAGATTTCAGGGACAGTTGCCTGGACACAAGTGGGATATGAACTGGAAGCTGGAGTGCACTCGCTTCGCTGGAATTATCATAAAGATTACAGTGTTTCGGAAGGTTCAGATATTGGCTGGATAGACGATGTTTTCTTTTTTATCCAGGAAGAGCAGTTTGCTTATGATATGGAACTGGTCAGTATGACCGGGGAAAATTATTTAACTGGTGGTGAGGAATATCTTTATGAGGTGACTGTTCGCAATAATGGAGAATTCAATGCCACTGGCTATACCGTAAGTCTGGTGGATGCTGATGATAATGAATTTGCCTCGGAAACTATTTACTGGATGCTCCCTCCTGGTGATGAACGGTTAGTGGAACTTACGATAGCACCGGAAGAAAATGCTGCTGATACATTGATAGGACTATATGGAAAGGTAACCGTAGGAACTGACGATAATCCAGCTAATAATTACAGTATAGAACACGATATACACATCACCGGAGCCCAAAATCATTTTGCGCAGATAGGTGATTCTGAGAATTTGACAAGCCAATTACCAGTGAATTTAGTGCGCAATACCAGTATCTGTGAAATGCTGTATTATGCCGATGAAATGGATACTACTGGTGTGGTGAGTAGTATAGATATTTTTAATAATTTCGTAAGTGACGTATCAGATATAAGCATCAGGATCTGGCTGGGTGAAACTGAGCAGAATAGTTTATTAGATGGATGGATAAGTGCTGATAGTTTGCAGCTTGTCTATGATGAAATTTTTGACTTTCCTGGTGGAGAGAATATTTTGAATATCCAATTAGACAGCTTGTATGAACATCAGGGAACCAATCTGGTAATGATGATCGAAAAGGAATATGAAGAAAATATTAACAGCTGGCAGTCAAATTTCTATTACAGTGAAGTACCGGGGATAGAAGCCGGCAGAACACGGTTCAATTATAGTGATCAATATTCTTTTGACCCCTGTAATATGCAGGATGGAATTCTGTGTGACTGGGTGCCAAATACAGTATTTACCATTTCTCCAGTACCTTATGGCCATTTGAGTGGTTATGTATATGATGAAATGGGAATGGCGTTAAGCGGAGCGATGGTCAGCGTTGATGAACTTAGCTGGAGTACAGAAAGTGATTCATCCGGCTATTTTATGATTGAAAGAATTAATAACGGGACACATTTATTTACAGTTGAATTGGATGGCTACGATGCTTATTCAGAAGAAATAGAGATCAATTCCGGTGAATTGCTGGAAGTAGAAGTTTACCTTCTACCTGAGAGTGATATTGATGTAGCTGAGATAGCAGGGATACAGGCATCTATCAACAGAATATATCCCAATCCTTTTAATCCTGGGAACAGGGGAGATGTGAAGATAGAGCTGAATATAGCATCAGAAGAATTACCTGCCCGACTGGATATTTATGATATCCGGGGTAGAAAGGTATCCAGCCGGATAATCTATCATAGTGGCAAAGTTAGCTGGGATGGCAGATCAGGAGATGATATATCCGCTTCAGGGATGTATTTATTTAAATTGATATCAAATTCAGGACAGTCGGATACAGCCCGTCTGTTATTGATAAAATAG
- a CDS encoding T9SS type A sorting domain-containing protein: MKRIVILFLILLMVNSILGQVNGVREDLAEGRMKVRCWGTHAERGYAQGYLLAEESVQLFEDYVIGYMYNGSNYMYEMSRTLFLANWEIDAEYLEEFAAALEGISDAGESIYITALGREIDEYDIAMVNAVVDVLAYSRSRGLGLEMCEPFGCATLSSWGESTEDDPLLSGDLIVTRHLDWNGAGILDNYPLLLVCVPDEEDEQPYITFTYPLFVTGLSATNASGLTCFMDVGSDNTIVNAGPYKPVLLTMRKAIEMLDYDGSGVCDQQDMVNALSGSNSVTGAIITCVQGNGEPPVIIEQNNVGTAVRTQADNSLNPAIIGDNLVATNHFRVLYPPQYCNRYANLAAEIEGDSDFTAERQWQVLADEAGQGTWTRMTIQICPAKGECKWTSTQNNTPAYNTNPTIVDIQAELQGWVNEPWYAPRTAPVFLFLEDGISEGEPEILTEFAGYRADLGTNTCWDITFLADPQFVIDEYIELTDMYNINELPTVLIRGYHAWTGGLDNYSRALYNKILESSPVKMKIIDLDTENNVLHYTTENIVGVAFGEYHIAYTIWEDSEEAGIDNLALNWQWEDEELMLPEAGETELYELELDVPAGDWEDRELGIYLVNEASGQIIQSASTADEYINPVQVSYNGLRDEEIHIGESDCIFDTLTIFNTSEEESVCELEYDLSSLDENVNVTAEITRANGEEISMSAEDVGEFSLLPGEYLYLVTSFTGLYDTYWEFCLLINSEEGLYGFDIPFTISRMTDNDEGEVSTAISEIYNYPNPFNPSTQIAYNTGDYGKCDLIIYNIRGEEVQRVDGLQGKGIYNWDAKDFSSGVYFYKLSGALDSRIGKMVLMK; encoded by the coding sequence ATGAAAAGAATTGTGATTTTATTTCTAATTTTACTGATGGTCAATAGTATATTGGGCCAGGTTAATGGTGTACGGGAGGATCTGGCAGAGGGCAGGATGAAGGTGCGATGCTGGGGTACTCATGCTGAGCGTGGTTATGCTCAGGGTTATCTGCTGGCAGAAGAGAGCGTGCAATTATTTGAAGATTATGTGATAGGGTATATGTATAATGGCAGCAACTATATGTATGAAATGAGCCGGACATTGTTTTTGGCAAACTGGGAAATAGATGCTGAATACCTGGAGGAATTTGCTGCTGCCCTGGAAGGGATTTCAGATGCCGGTGAGAGTATTTATATTACTGCTTTGGGCAGGGAAATAGATGAATATGATATTGCCATGGTGAATGCCGTTGTAGATGTATTGGCATACTCAAGGTCAAGGGGATTGGGGCTAGAAATGTGCGAGCCCTTTGGCTGTGCAACTTTATCAAGTTGGGGAGAATCAACTGAGGATGATCCGCTGCTATCGGGAGATTTGATCGTGACGCGTCATCTGGACTGGAATGGGGCTGGGATACTGGATAACTATCCTCTGCTGCTGGTGTGCGTGCCGGATGAGGAAGATGAGCAACCCTATATTACTTTTACCTATCCGCTTTTTGTAACAGGGCTTTCTGCTACAAATGCCAGTGGACTCACCTGTTTTATGGATGTGGGCAGCGATAATACTATCGTTAATGCGGGACCATATAAACCAGTGCTTCTCACAATGCGTAAGGCAATTGAGATGCTTGATTATGATGGCAGCGGGGTGTGTGATCAGCAGGATATGGTAAATGCTTTGAGCGGTTCAAATAGTGTCACAGGTGCTATCATCACATGCGTGCAGGGAAATGGTGAGCCACCAGTGATAATTGAGCAGAATAATGTAGGGACAGCAGTGCGGACTCAGGCTGATAATAGTCTGAACCCAGCAATAATTGGAGATAATCTGGTGGCTACTAATCATTTCAGAGTTTTGTATCCCCCGCAGTATTGCAATCGCTATGCGAATCTGGCAGCAGAGATAGAGGGTGACAGTGATTTCACAGCAGAAAGGCAATGGCAGGTGCTGGCAGATGAGGCGGGTCAAGGGACCTGGACGCGAATGACGATCCAGATATGTCCGGCAAAAGGAGAATGTAAATGGACTTCAACGCAGAATAATACGCCGGCATATAATACAAATCCTACTATAGTAGATATTCAGGCAGAATTGCAAGGCTGGGTCAATGAGCCTTGGTATGCACCACGAACAGCTCCCGTCTTTTTATTCCTGGAAGACGGTATCAGCGAAGGAGAACCTGAGATTTTAACTGAATTTGCTGGCTACAGAGCAGACTTGGGAACAAATACCTGTTGGGATATCACGTTTTTAGCTGATCCTCAATTTGTTATTGATGAATATATTGAGCTTACAGATATGTATAATATTAATGAATTGCCAACAGTCTTGATCAGAGGATATCATGCCTGGACTGGTGGATTAGATAATTACTCACGGGCATTGTATAATAAGATTCTAGAGTCATCTCCTGTTAAGATGAAGATAATCGATCTGGATACTGAAAATAATGTGCTGCATTACACAACAGAAAATATTGTGGGAGTAGCTTTTGGTGAATATCATATTGCCTATACTATTTGGGAAGATAGTGAGGAAGCCGGTATTGATAATCTGGCATTGAACTGGCAATGGGAGGATGAAGAACTGATGCTTCCTGAAGCGGGAGAGACAGAACTTTATGAACTGGAATTGGATGTGCCGGCAGGAGATTGGGAAGACAGAGAATTGGGAATTTACCTGGTAAACGAAGCATCAGGACAGATAATCCAATCAGCCAGTACAGCAGATGAATATATAAATCCTGTGCAGGTGAGTTATAATGGTCTTCGTGATGAAGAGATACATATTGGGGAGTCAGACTGCATTTTTGATACTTTGACGATATTTAATACTTCTGAAGAGGAAAGCGTTTGTGAATTGGAATATGATCTATCGAGTTTAGATGAAAATGTGAACGTAACCGCAGAGATTACACGGGCAAACGGGGAGGAAATCTCCATGAGTGCAGAAGATGTGGGTGAGTTTTCACTTCTGCCTGGAGAATATCTTTACCTGGTGACTTCATTTACGGGATTATATGATACTTACTGGGAGTTTTGTTTATTAATCAACAGTGAAGAAGGGCTGTATGGATTTGATATACCATTCACCATTAGCCGCATGACTGATAATGATGAAGGTGAAGTGAGTACGGCTATTAGTGAAATATATAATTATCCTAATCCATTTAATCCCAGTACGCAGATAGCATATAATACTGGGGATTATGGTAAATGTGATCTGATTATCTATAATATCCGGGGTGAAGAAGTGCAGCGTGTGGATGGATTGCAAGGCAAAGGAATATACAATTGGGATGCTAAGGATTTTAGCTCAGGAGTCTATTTCTATAAATTATCTGGAGCGTTGGACAGTCGGATAGGTAAAATGGTGCTGATGAAATAG